The Legionella cincinnatiensis genome includes a region encoding these proteins:
- a CDS encoding adenylate/guanylate cyclase domain-containing protein: protein MIKFFRKRNKRILFSLRFSILFIFVMLFVTTTIVIAVVRSIAFSDELTYTSFSLMQKIANVVSREVDVEVRPVEHAGWFSAKLLEGGVLKDGTTQLVPYIYYIISATKLVPSAYWGNEQGDFIYSQRQPDGTISTEIVLRHHKPMLHTMIYRDIQGRIVKQETLPPTSYDPRTRPWYLQAKQQRKLIWTDIYMYYSDRKYYSAPEKGISVATPAYNKDGKLMGVFGLDMSLEYLTQFITHQKVSKHGYAFIITKKGDFVAYPLQSLVKQSSSSLQPLMNIPVISRPLIDKSMKFYNKTHLKQFSLTYKDDAYLINYQPIFRFAEQGWIIGIIAPKSDFVGFLQQINFVTLLISIIALLLSIVIVSRLSTRIVKPIDYLVRETEKIRQFELECSINLPSRMKEVVVLRNAIISMKRGLRQFQRYVPKLLVRQLIESGEDIRIGGVRKQLVVLFSDIENFTSIAEKMDPTELMEQICEYFEVLTQVILVQKGTIDKYIGDSIMAFWGAPFPEEAPCEHAALAALQCQAKIAELNAKWVQQGKSKFVTRIGIHKGEAIVGNLGSLERLNYTAVGDTINISSRLENINKVYQTHIMVSDVVYEEIKDRFVLRMIDRVVVKGRTGAISIYELLGDNLASIPFDVNAYQAEFAQGFTAYTNNQWQEAIRHFQRCFSIFPQDTVAPLFIERCKKRSNTR from the coding sequence ATGATTAAATTTTTTCGTAAAAGAAATAAACGCATCCTTTTTAGCCTTCGATTTAGTATTCTGTTTATTTTTGTTATGTTATTTGTCACTACTACTATTGTTATTGCAGTAGTGCGTTCTATTGCATTTTCAGATGAGTTGACTTATACCTCTTTTTCACTGATGCAGAAGATTGCAAACGTTGTTTCGCGTGAAGTAGATGTCGAAGTCAGGCCTGTAGAACATGCAGGATGGTTTTCTGCGAAGCTGCTTGAAGGAGGTGTGTTAAAAGATGGTACAACACAACTTGTTCCTTATATTTATTACATTATTAGCGCAACCAAGTTAGTACCAAGTGCTTATTGGGGAAATGAACAGGGCGATTTTATTTATTCGCAACGACAACCCGATGGAACTATTAGCACTGAAATTGTTCTTCGACATCATAAACCAATGTTACATACGATGATATATCGAGATATACAAGGTCGTATTGTGAAACAAGAGACATTACCTCCCACCTCTTATGATCCGCGTACAAGGCCTTGGTATTTGCAAGCGAAGCAGCAGCGCAAATTGATATGGACAGATATTTATATGTATTATTCTGACAGGAAGTATTATTCTGCTCCTGAGAAGGGCATTTCAGTTGCTACACCCGCCTATAATAAAGATGGAAAATTAATGGGTGTATTTGGTTTGGATATGAGTCTAGAGTATTTAACGCAGTTTATTACCCATCAAAAAGTAAGCAAACATGGTTATGCATTCATCATTACAAAGAAGGGGGATTTTGTCGCTTACCCGTTGCAATCTCTTGTTAAACAGTCTTCATCCAGTTTACAGCCATTAATGAATATACCTGTTATTTCACGGCCGTTAATTGATAAATCCATGAAATTTTACAATAAGACTCACTTGAAACAATTTAGTTTAACCTACAAAGATGATGCTTATCTTATTAATTATCAACCCATTTTTAGATTTGCTGAACAAGGTTGGATCATTGGTATCATTGCACCCAAAAGCGATTTTGTGGGTTTCTTGCAACAAATTAATTTTGTAACTTTATTGATTAGTATCATTGCCTTGCTGTTAAGTATTGTAATTGTGTCGCGTTTAAGCACACGGATTGTTAAGCCAATTGACTATCTTGTGCGTGAAACAGAAAAAATTCGTCAATTCGAACTAGAGTGTTCTATTAACTTACCTTCACGCATGAAAGAAGTGGTTGTTCTGCGTAATGCAATCATTTCAATGAAGCGGGGATTACGACAATTTCAACGCTATGTACCGAAATTATTAGTACGGCAATTAATCGAATCGGGTGAAGATATTCGTATAGGTGGAGTCAGAAAGCAATTAGTCGTATTGTTTTCAGATATAGAGAATTTTACTTCCATTGCGGAAAAAATGGATCCAACTGAATTGATGGAGCAAATATGCGAATATTTTGAAGTATTAACTCAAGTGATTCTTGTGCAAAAAGGTACGATTGATAAATATATTGGTGATTCTATTATGGCATTCTGGGGCGCACCTTTTCCCGAGGAAGCGCCTTGTGAGCATGCAGCTCTAGCAGCGTTACAGTGTCAAGCAAAAATAGCGGAGTTGAATGCTAAATGGGTACAACAAGGTAAGTCTAAATTTGTTACGCGCATTGGTATTCATAAAGGTGAGGCTATTGTAGGAAATTTAGGTTCGTTAGAACGGTTAAACTATACAGCAGTAGGAGATACAATCAACATTAGTAGTCGTCTTGAGAATATCAACAAAGTTTATCAAACCCATATTATGGTGAGTGATGTTGTTTATGAAGAAATTAAAGATAGATTTGTTTTGCGAATGATAGATCGTGTGGTAGTAAAAGGGCGTACTGGTGCTATTTCTATCTATGAGCTATTGGGGGATAATCTTGCTTCTATTCCATTTGATGTAAACGCGTATCAAGCAGAATTTGCTCAAGGATTTACTGCTTATACAAACAATCAATGGCAAGAGGCTATACGACATTTTCAGCGCTGTTTTTCTATTTTTCCCCAAGATACGGTTGCCCCATTATTCATTGAACGCTGCAAAAAAAGATCAAATACTCGATAA
- a CDS encoding phosphotransferase has protein sequence MKNSHIEWAISILNDLGYAHEPIKTEIILDTAWSQVCRFQTKFGMVYLKEVPVALSLEVSVIQLLHEQFNAPVPHILAYNQELHCFLMQDAGIPLHDVFKQEFMPNLLIDAMHNYTLLQLNSADRIKLFLDIGVPDWRLEKLPKLYHQLMTEEELLIGDGLTQQELKQLKSLEGRLQFLCEQLACFKISDTFGHADFHDKNILVNPSTHQTTLIDLGEVVITHPFFSFVNCLHRATEHLKLPIAQYKQLQKACFKNWLSIESSFHLFKIIAIINRCWTIHAVLGEYRLIKSIAATAAESLCRQGRFSSKLRIWVQQAATFG, from the coding sequence ATGAAAAATTCTCATATAGAATGGGCTATCAGTATTTTAAACGATTTAGGATATGCTCATGAACCCATAAAAACTGAAATAATTCTTGATACAGCTTGGTCACAAGTGTGTCGTTTTCAAACGAAGTTTGGGATGGTTTATTTGAAAGAGGTCCCCGTTGCATTGTCATTAGAAGTGAGTGTGATTCAGTTACTCCACGAACAATTTAATGCTCCTGTTCCCCATATCTTGGCTTATAATCAGGAGCTTCACTGTTTTTTAATGCAAGATGCAGGCATTCCTTTGCATGATGTTTTTAAACAAGAGTTTATGCCTAATCTTTTAATTGATGCCATGCACAATTATACACTGCTGCAATTAAACTCAGCGGATAGAATAAAGTTGTTTCTTGACATAGGTGTACCTGATTGGCGCTTGGAGAAATTGCCAAAACTTTATCATCAATTAATGACTGAAGAAGAGTTATTGATTGGAGATGGATTAACCCAACAGGAATTAAAACAATTAAAAAGTTTAGAGGGGCGATTACAATTTCTTTGTGAACAATTAGCCTGCTTCAAAATCTCTGACACGTTTGGCCATGCAGATTTTCATGATAAGAATATCTTAGTTAATCCAAGCACGCATCAAACAACCCTAATTGATTTAGGAGAAGTTGTTATTACTCATCCTTTTTTTTCATTCGTTAACTGCTTACATCGAGCCACAGAACATCTAAAACTTCCAATTGCTCAATACAAACAGTTACAAAAGGCTTGTTTTAAAAATTGGCTTTCCATAGAGTCTTCGTTTCATCTATTTAAGATTATCGCCATTATTAATCGATGTTGGACGATACATGCAGTGCTAGGAGAGTATCGTTTAATTAAAAGTATCGCCGCCACAGCAGCGGAATCTCTTTGTCGTCAAGGCCGATTTAGTTCCAAGTTAAGGATTTGGGTACAACAAGCAGCGACTTTTGGTTGA
- a CDS encoding aminoglycoside phosphotransferase family protein, with the protein MDKINITESLVRTLITQQFPQWSHLPIFAVKNGGWDNRTFHLGTEMLIRMPSSAEYAGQIEKEQTWLPKLAPQLPILIPAPIAMGKPDKIYPWKWSINRWLPGETALSTPIKDLCEFAQHLAVFLKALQRIDTTGGPIAGPDNFYRGGDLAIYDAETRKALEILKYSIDVLVATEVWENALATSWQNPPIWVHGDVSVGNLLLSQGRLSAVIDFGQLAIGDPACDLAIAWTLFEGKSRRIFLDTLELDSNTWARGRAWALWKAMMYLVNKQTDMNFESQRALRTINEVIVDHVGI; encoded by the coding sequence TTGGATAAAATCAATATTACTGAATCTTTAGTGCGGACCTTAATCACACAACAATTTCCCCAGTGGAGCCATTTACCTATATTTGCGGTAAAAAATGGTGGTTGGGATAATAGAACTTTTCATTTAGGTACGGAAATGCTAATTCGCATGCCAAGTAGTGCTGAATATGCTGGGCAAATTGAAAAGGAACAAACTTGGCTGCCAAAACTTGCGCCACAACTTCCTATTCTTATACCGGCTCCCATTGCGATGGGAAAGCCAGATAAAATATATCCTTGGAAATGGTCCATTAATCGTTGGCTTCCAGGAGAAACAGCTCTAAGTACTCCAATTAAAGATTTATGTGAGTTTGCCCAACATTTAGCTGTATTTCTTAAGGCACTTCAAAGAATTGACACCACCGGCGGACCTATTGCAGGTCCCGACAATTTTTATCGTGGCGGTGATTTAGCAATTTATGATGCAGAAACACGAAAGGCTCTTGAAATATTGAAATACAGCATAGACGTTCTTGTTGCTACTGAAGTTTGGGAAAATGCATTAGCTACTTCCTGGCAAAATCCACCCATTTGGGTGCATGGTGATGTGAGTGTCGGCAATTTGTTACTTTCTCAAGGAAGATTGAGTGCCGTTATCGATTTTGGGCAACTTGCAATTGGTGATCCTGCCTGCGATCTCGCTATTGCATGGACATTGTTTGAAGGAAAAAGTAGACGCATTTTTTTAGACACACTAGAGCTTGACTCAAATACTTGGGCACGAGGGCGAGCTTGGGCTTTATGGAAAGCGATGATGTATCTTGTTAACAAACAAACCGATATGAATTTTGAGTCACAAAGAGCATTACGGACTATTAATGAAGTAATTGTGGATCATGTAGGCATTTGA